Genomic DNA from Oscillospiraceae bacterium:
AAGTTGCAACATTGACAGAGATTCACTTTTGGGGTACAATGGCACAAGAAACTCATGAAAGAGGGCTGTTTTCATGTCAAGAGAAAATCCGAAAATCCTTGTTCCGATTTTTACCCCTTTTAAAAGCGATTACACGGTGGACTATGACGGGTTGAAAAAACTGGTGCGCAGCGTGCTGGACAAAGGCGCTGACGGTTTATACACGACCGGCAGTTCCGCCGAATTCGTCCTGCTGACCGAAGAAGAACGCAAGAAGACGCTCGAAGTCGCCATGAAAGCCGCCGACGGTGCGCATATCATTGCGCACATCGGTTCGCCCGGTGTCGATAATGCCATCATGTTCGCAAAGCATGCCGCTTCTTTGGGAGCGGATGCGGTCGCCTCGGTCCCGCCGTTTTATTATCCCTATCAGGCCGGTGAAGTGAAAAGCTACTATACCGATATCGCCGACGCCTGCGGGCTGAAAATTATGGTCTACAGTTTGTCCACACAGGGCACGATGAGTTTGGAACAGTACTGCGATCTGCTGTCCGACGATCGGGTTTACGCACTCAAATATACACAGACGGATTACTATGTGCTCAATCGCATCAAACAGGCTACAAAAAAACCGATTTTCAGCGGTAAAGACGAGGCTTTCGCTTATGCACTGCCTGCCGGCGCCGATGGCGCCATCGGCACTTCGATGAATTTCCAGGTTGAGAAGTTTATCAAGGTTCAGAAGCTGTTTGAGCAAAACGATATCAAAGCCGCGATGGCCGAACAGATCCGGCTCAACAACGTCGTTCAGGCGACTGTTGAAGCCAGAACGCTGCCGGGCATGAAGTATGCAGCCAAGGTATTGGGTATCTTGGACAACGACACCTGCCGCCGCCCGCTGCGTACGCTGACCGAGGCCGAAAAGGCCAGAATTGAGAAGGCGATCAAGGACAATATGTAATATAACACAGAGTCCGGACCGGATTTGCCCGGAATCTTCAGGATGAGAAAAACCCGCCGCACCGATTTTCGGTGCGGTGGGTTTCGTTTGATATACACGAATTGACGTGCTTAAAAACAACGGTGAATAGTGCGGTAAAACACAGTACTTAATTGTTCTTGCTTCTCATTCGGTCACAACGAAGGGCACGGTGACTGACGCTCCGCCGCCTGCGATTTCGATAGACCAGGTGCCGGGGGTGGTTCGGCTGCTGACTTTCCAGCTCCAGGTGACCATACCGTTCGAACCGGCGGTTTTCGGCTCCAAACCGCTCGCTTCGCTTGCGCCGGATTTGTAGATGACTTGAATGGTGTATTTTACACCCGGTGTGCCTTTTATAGTAATGGTGGCATCTTGCCCGTGCACAATCGGCGATG
This window encodes:
- a CDS encoding dihydrodipicolinate synthase family protein; this encodes MSRENPKILVPIFTPFKSDYTVDYDGLKKLVRSVLDKGADGLYTTGSSAEFVLLTEEERKKTLEVAMKAADGAHIIAHIGSPGVDNAIMFAKHAASLGADAVASVPPFYYPYQAGEVKSYYTDIADACGLKIMVYSLSTQGTMSLEQYCDLLSDDRVYALKYTQTDYYVLNRIKQATKKPIFSGKDEAFAYALPAGADGAIGTSMNFQVEKFIKVQKLFEQNDIKAAMAEQIRLNNVVQATVEARTLPGMKYAAKVLGILDNDTCRRPLRTLTEAEKARIEKAIKDNM